In the Qipengyuania gelatinilytica genome, TAGGCTTTTCTGGACCAGCGAACGCGGAAGCAGCTGGCTCATGAGGTCGCCGACCACCGGCCATCCTGCCAGCGTGAAGGCGATATTGCCGCCACCTTCGCGCCGGATCGGGGCTCCCGCTGCATCGACCAGCACCAGCGCATCGAGCCGTCCGGGGTTTTCGATCGCGTATCCGGCTGCGATCCAGCCACCCATCGAATTGCCGGCAAGGGTGAAGGTGCGAATACCGAGGGCATCGGCAACCGCATCGACATCGGCCGTGAAGCCCTGGAGCGAATAATCGTCATCGCTTGCGGGGCCGGTCAGGCCGTGGCCGCGCTGGTCGTAGCGCACGATGCGGTAATCATCGCGCAGCAGCTCGGTCCATTCCTGCCACGTATGCAGGTCGGCATTCGATCCGTGGAGCAGCATGATGACCGGCGCATCGCGCGGCCCCTCGTCGCGGACGTGGATTTCGCGGCCGTCGGCAAGTTCGAGGAATTGCGACGGCTCGCCTGCGTATTTCGCGCGCATTTCTTCAGGGTCGGTATCGGGCACGCGAAACGCGAAGAAGGCGATGACAAGCACCGCAGCCAGAATACCCAGAATTCGCCAGACCCATTTCATCGCCCGTCTCCCGCAAAGCGTTTCCGGCAGGATGGAACACA is a window encoding:
- a CDS encoding alpha/beta fold hydrolase: MKWVWRILGILAAVLVIAFFAFRVPDTDPEEMRAKYAGEPSQFLELADGREIHVRDEGPRDAPVIMLLHGSNADLHTWQEWTELLRDDYRIVRYDQRGHGLTGPASDDDYSLQGFTADVDAVADALGIRTFTLAGNSMGGWIAAGYAIENPGRLDALVLVDAAGAPIRREGGGNIAFTLAGWPVVGDLMSQLLPRSLVQKSLSQSVSNQDIVTDEAVDRYWEMARYPGNRSATRKRFSTPRTSFDEQEISGIRVPTMVMWGKEDALIPFEAAGWYMDHLPDATLVAYDGIGHIPMEEASERSATDLMVWLSEIRMAPMEQSMELPPAEAVLTP